cacatttatagatgatcactcaagagtttgttgggtgtacttgttaaaggggaaatctgacgtttgtcaggccgtaaaagattttgttaaaatggtgcaaaatcaatttcaaacaaatattcaagtatttagaagtgataacggcaaagaatattttaacacaatgttgagtgatttttttcgtgaaaatggaattgtgcatcaaagttcatgccctaacactccccaacaaaatggagttgcagaaagaaaaaataggcacttgttggaggtggctagagctttacttttcgcaagtaaagtaccaaattatttgtggggtgaagcagttttaactgctgcatacttaattaacagagtgccctccaaagttcttaattttaaaactccaattcatattttcaaagaatgttttcctaatgatcgtgtttcaaacgatttgaccttaaaaatctttggttgcactgcatttgttcatgaacataagaatattagcaaacttgaaccgcgtgctataaaatgtgtttttgttgggtattctccaacccagaaaggatataaatgttttgatccaaaaaatcagaaaatgtttgtcaccatggatgttacattctttgaaaacaaacctttttttgacacgcatcttcaggggggaaatttaaatgaagattcgtctcaaactgaggacatgagtttttttaactcgtttcaaactgaggacatgagtttttttaataatttatctttgccggtatcacaaagttctaagacttatacttctgcaccaacgaaaaatggccatgattctttatctaatcctactcctgttatgagtagtgagcttggtgaatccgagcctacattttctcatgaagaaaacaatgagaatcttgaaaacaatgataatgatgatctaattgaaatgccacaaaataatgagtcatataaagataataggtttgaagcaggaaacaagacttggaaaggaaaggtttttgtgagaaagaatcacaaagaaagtgatgagtccacatctcaacactgtcatgaatctgaaccgggggatgatcaacttcctaaaaaaaagaaaaggtaagtctatctctgtttctgagagtcgtattttgtatcccgatatcgatgatcctgtggctgttagaaaacctgttagatcttgcactaaatacccattgtccaattttatatcatattcaaatttgtcttcgtctttttctgcctttacctcaaaattgtctagtgtagagattccaaaaaatgtacaggttgctctagaagttccaaagtggagggaagttgtacttgaggagatgaaagctcttgaaaagaacaaaacctggagtgttatgacactaccggatggtaagaagacggttggatgcaaatgggtgtttactgtgaagtataattcagatgggtcaatcgaaaggtacaaggctcgattggtggctaagggttttacCCAAActtatggtatagactactcagagacttttgctcctgttgcaaaattgaacactgtcagaattctcttgtctcttgctgctaacttagattggcccctacatcagttggatgttaagaatgcttttctcaatggtgatttagaagaagaagtatatatggacattcctcctggctttgaagacaagtttggatcaaatgtatgcaaactaaataagtctttgtatggattaaagcagtctcctagagcttggtttgaaaagttcacttattccatgaagaaacaagggtacattcaaggacaagctgaccacaccttgttcacaaagttctcccaagatggaaaaattgctgtcctaattgtttatgttgatgatatcgtccttactggagatgatatagttgaaatggcaagagtaaaagagaaattagcattagactttgaaatcaaggacttgggatccatgagatattttcttggtatggaggttgctcgatcaaaagatggtattgtagtttcccagcaaaaatacattctagatttattgaaagaaacaggaatgagtggatgtcgaccagcagatactcccatggatcctaatgcaaaactttgggaagaaggtagtgttcctgttgatactggaaggtaccagagattggttgggaaactgatttatttggcacacactagacctgacattgctttctcggttagtgtagtaagtcagtttatgcattctccttttgaggaacatcttgaggcagtctataggatactgcgatatttgaaagcaaatcctggaaagggattattttttaagaagactaatgaaagaaatgtgtctatctttaccgatgctgattgggcaggttcggtcactgacagaagatcaacctccggatattgtacctatgtttggggtaatcttgtgacatggaggagcaagaaacaaggagttgtagcaagaagtagtgcagaagctgagtttagagctatggctcaaggtatttgtgaaggattatggatccacaaagtcctagaagagcttaagatgaaaattgagcttccattgaaattatactctgacagtaaagccgctattagcatagctcataacccagttcaacatgacagaaccaagcatattgagatcgatcggcatttcataaaagagaagttagatgccggaatcatatgtctaccttttgtaacttcgagtcagcaaactgcagatatcttgaccaaaagcttagcaagacccacctttgagcatttcatcggcaagttgggcatgatagatatctatgcaccaacttgagggggggtgttggaaaatatttagtttcctagtttgttatttctaggagattctaagcctatctattatttccttttatgtttgtactcttcctatttaaaccagccttgagctgaggaataaaacataacagtattcacttattattttctacagaAATGGTGTTTATAAATTAGAACAACTATAAGCAACAACTCACCCACTGTGTTGGACCATCTACTGGTGCATTCAGCGGATCGTCATGCACCTGAAAACCCAAAATATCTTTTAGCAAAACAATTTCGGACTCACAAGCATGGTCAATTTATTATAGAATTTTACCCTGAAACACTTTTGTTTAAAACAAAACTAGCAAATTATAATAGGCCTAACTATTGTTTGTACCTCCATGAAGATCCCATCCACTCCAACAGCAACTGATGTCCTTGCAATGCAAGGTATTAGTTCTCGAAGACCTCCACTTGCAACACCTCCTCCATCCAACTGTAGATGAAAGTATAATGTTAATCCAACCAAGAGTAACATTTTGAGAAACTTATTTAAAAACAGGAATCGAAGAAGTCAGATTTTGATAGTTGGATTCAATGTAAATATACTTTTAGTGGCTGTGTCTCGGCTGTTGGTTAATGAAATCATGTTTAACTTCAGAAAAAAAGGTAAATATACTTAAAGATCATGCGAGACTCCAAGGTACAGATAAAACAACATACAAAATGATATAACTAATTTATCATGTTGATGAAGCATATCATAAAAGTAGGTCTGCCAAACACACACGGAAGCGGAAAAACAAAGCATAGAAGCCACACATATGAAGTTTTAACATCATAAATCTGAAAAGAAAACTATGATCCGTAAGACTCCCAATGAAATTAAACTAGGCCATTTTGGTGCATGTTGTGTTCAGTCACAGTAACATGGACAatgcaaatataaaaaataaaggggAAAAGATTTGAAAGAGAACGGAAGAAAAAGAATTGTCAGTGGTTGATAAAGATTAATGTGAtgtgttttaaaatataaaataccaaCATTATTTGTAATAAAACACTAACAACCCACAAATTTCAAGTTATTGTCAACGTGAACATTTGAACAATAGAAGTTTATTTGACTCTTGTGATCTTTAGAAGCATCACAGGCTAAGATAATGAACAAAAAAAGGTTGCAAAACCATGTTCAGATAAACATGAGAGTTAACAGTATTAAACATACCTTCTTTCCAGCAGGTTGTTGTAGTGAGTGGGTTATATCAGCCACCTGAGACAAAATTCTATAATTTTGAGTTTTCCAGAAAATAAACAGCGCTTAAAGAGAATTAGTGGCAAAAGAAACTTCATTATGGGGATACTTAGACCAATGCCAAAAGGCTGCTTAAGAATAGTTCTCTATAGTCTTTAGTAAGGGCATAGTGTAGAATGGTGTTCGATCTCACTACTATCAATAGGCAGGTTGAAGTTCTAAGGTTTTTAGATAAAGAAggaagataaagaaaaaaactctttaaattatgAATATGTTTTGATATGATTGATGAATTTGACCAAATGATCAACAAAGAATCAATTCTTTTTATATCAAACTCAAAGTAAAATGTTTTTGTTATAGCCTTCTCAGGATATTATAAGAAACATAAACATGTGGGTAATATATCCAAatcgaaaaaaataatttcaggGACTACACAATTAGGGAGAGATGTGATATTTTCAGATAAGATGCCTCGTAAGCAAGCAACTGAAGCAACTTCTACCATATTGAAAGGTGTTAACAGCTTGGTGCTCTtctcaaatttatcattttattgaataaGAAAGGATACATAGATTTTCAAACAGTTTATCTTACAGAGAAACATActataaaagaaatatttactTACAATGGGACAATTGGCTTCTCTCATCCACTCCAGGTTACGTGGATCAACAATCAAATCATCTATATAAAAAGGAAAAGTAATTTAATCGATCAGAAAAACAAAGGGAACTTTGATTTCACTGATTGCCAATTTAAGGCAAAGTTCGACCTCAGATACATAAAAAGTAGGTGGGACATATAAATAATTAGCATTACTCGGAAAggcattttttttagttaaaacacGCATGCAATACTGCAAAGAGCTTCAGAAATTGGAAACATACAGAAGACCTTAAAAAAGATGTTATCAACTCACTGTAGCCAAACATTGTCCCTCTCTCACAAACCATCACATTAGGATTTCCAGCTAACCGAACCTTTTCCGCTGAATTTGTCATCACCTGTATATATGAAAGTTAAGAATCatataaataaagttaaaacagGGAACATTATTCTGAAGCTTAAGTCATTCttaattttgttaataataaGTCATAAATTTGTAAGTAATGAAATTGGAAATACTAACCGAAGGAGCACAGAACTGGCCCTTCTTGATATTGATAATCTTCCCAGTTTTGGCTGCTGCAACTAGAAGATCTGTCTGCCATTAGAAGCAAAATAAACCAAATGATGTAGCACAGTTATTAAATTTGACAGCGATCCAACCGAACTATGATGGATATTGAATTTCAATGTGATAAATATTTACTTGGCGACATAAGAATGCTGGAATCTGAATGATGTCTGCAACTTTGCCAACTGGTTCACACTGGCCAAAGAAAAGATAAATGTGTCAAAGGAAGATCAGGAGTCAGAATCTGAAATATTATTGCTCCACTCCCCAAGCAAGTTATGTTGgaaaaatcaattcaatcaTTTAATATGATCAATTCATATATTATGAAATTATCAATAAAGATAGGTATAACCACTCAGGTTTTCATATTCAAATAGGTATAAGCCAATTGTTAAGGAAAATATAAGTGATGATAAGATAACCCAGCCAacacttgaaataattttaaaccaATGGAATATTTAAGCAAAATGCCTTTCCAGTTATTGTTCCTATATAGACTGATTCCTTTTGTCATAAGTTATCAACTAACATGCATGCAAGAAAAaagcatataataatataatctaATCTAGGTATctattatttcattattttaattttatctgtGTAGCAATTCAACCTTGTCCAAAGTCCGAACCGACAAATATGTATATGATATCCCTTCAAACAGCATATAGTTAAGAACAAACTAGTCTTGTTGGTATGCCAAAAATACCACTGTATGGGAGTTTTGTCAAGGGCAACATGGTTATTGAATATGAGttctataaaaattaaatgtgaacgaataagtttatattttggAAAAGTTAAAATGATTTTACCTGGATGGCCTCATGCACATCTGTCACTATAGGGAGGTCGTAAGCTATTTTAACCTTCTCAAGTATCTGAGGGAAAACAGTAAAATTAGGGAAGGAAATTCATTTAACTAAGACAAAAGAGCTTAATCCAGTGCAAAATTCTGTCATATAGACATAGTTAAACATTTTTAAGAAATTGGAGAAggagaaattattattaattaggtGGCACTACCATTTTACAACTGTCCCCGACGGGATTTGAACATTGTCCCTTGAGGCTACAAAGTCAAGCTTTTACTACTGAGCCGACACCTCGCGGACAGACATAATTAAACATGGTTATGAAGCAATTTACATGTCAAACAAACATACTAGATGGCTTGAAATTTTAATAGTGTTattatagtattttattttctagGACAATATTACGATCCAATATTGGCATGTAAATGGTGAAAGTACCCCTTGAAACTTATTAGTTACAATGACTTGGATGATCCTATCCCTTAGAGCTTGCTTTTGGGGTTGTGTCAGT
This genomic interval from Trifolium pratense cultivar HEN17-A07 linkage group LG6, ARS_RC_1.1, whole genome shotgun sequence contains the following:
- the LOC123890134 gene encoding 2-dehydro-3-deoxyphosphooctonate aldolase-like isoform X2; this translates as MDPSLLYHQLKAADPFFLLAGPNVIESEEHIMRMAKHIKTISSKFGIPLVFKSSFDKANRTSSKSFRGPGMVEGLKILEKVKIAYDLPIVTDVHEAIQCEPVGKVADIIQIPAFLCRQTDLLVAAAKTGKIINIKKGQFCAPSVMTNSAEKVRLAGNPNVMVCERGTMFGYNDLIVDPRNLEWMREANCPIVADITHSLQQPAGKKLDGGGVASGGLRELIPCIARTSVAVGVDGIFMEVHDDPLNAPVDGPTQWPLRHLEELLEELIAISRVSKGKKPFKIDLTPFRE
- the LOC123890134 gene encoding 2-dehydro-3-deoxyphosphooctonate aldolase-like isoform X1 — its product is MDPSLLYHQLKAADPFFLLAGPNVIESEEHIMRMAKHIKTISSKFGIPLVFKSSFDKANRTSSKSFRGPGMVEGLKILEKVKIAYDLPIVTDVHEAIQCEPVGKVADIIQIPAFLCRQTDLLVAAAKTGKIINIKKGQFCAPSVMTNSAEKVRLAGNPNVMVCERGTMFGYNDLIVDPRNLEWMREANCPIVADITHSLQQPAGKKLDGGGVASGGLRELIPCIARTSVAVGVDGIFMEVHDDPLNAPVDGPTQWPLRHLEELLEELIAISVSCCWKFIKRVSKGKKPFKIDLTPFRE